The following proteins are encoded in a genomic region of Aquella oligotrophica:
- a CDS encoding DUF2844 domain-containing protein: MKAKLLKVSVLTLIISITPLVAWATLGEDSSSIMNDANALNAKVSQATDYSVAGANSSTPYQTNILETANGITIKQFVYNGKVFAVAWHGSHVPDQNQLFGKYFATLQNATPSYKSVSARQVNSNDFVSATNGWMGHYEGKALIPSLAPANVSINNVK; the protein is encoded by the coding sequence ATGAAAGCAAAACTACTTAAAGTTTCAGTATTAACACTAATAATTAGTATTACCCCACTTGTAGCATGGGCAACTCTAGGAGAAGACTCAAGCAGTATAATGAATGATGCAAATGCTCTAAATGCTAAAGTCTCACAAGCTACTGATTATTCAGTTGCTGGAGCAAACTCATCTACACCATATCAAACAAATATCCTTGAAACTGCAAATGGAATCACGATCAAACAGTTTGTCTATAATGGTAAGGTCTTTGCCGTTGCATGGCATGGTTCACATGTTCCTGATCAAAATCAGTTATTTGGTAAATACTTTGCAACCTTGCAAAATGCTACTCCAAGCTATAAATCTGTATCAGCAAGACAAGTCAATAGTAATGATTTTGTTTCTGCTACTAATGGCTGGATGGGGCACTACGAAGGAAAAGCATTAATTCCTTCATTAGCACCAGCAAACGTATCTATCAATAATGTGAAATAA